Proteins from a single region of Sporosarcina sp. P33:
- a CDS encoding IS3 family transposase (programmed frameshift), with amino-acid sequence MGKNVYSSEVKWAVVKDKLSGELTTKEIMEKHGVKNKSQIETWMRWYRANEIYRFDQPIGKQYTFGHGPELSSEADKKERQMSHLKMENEILKKVHGDRKEIEKEIVLQIVEKLKKKYTITAILSALGVPRATYYRWRLEETDKSLSVEEEAIIELCKRTKYRNGHRKIKAFLKQEYNIELNRNTVQRLMQKHNLQCRIKPKRKWKSQGESIIIAPDLLKRNFTASEPNQKWVTDITYIQYGSTTKYLSTIMDLYNNEIVAYKLYDHQQTPLVIDTLKAALAARNHPTGVIIHSDQGSVYTSYAYQAYIKDNDLIGSMSRRGNCWDNAVIESFHSSLKSEEFQYVKFNSLRNNIVVERVIAYLNYYNEERIQEKLGYLTPIKYGVKAA; translated from the exons GTGGGCAAAAACGTATATTCAAGCGAAGTAAAATGGGCAGTTGTCAAAGATAAATTGAGTGGGGAATTAACAACTAAAGAAATTATGGAGAAGCACGGAGTCAAAAATAAATCCCAGATTGAAACCTGGATGAGATGGTATCGTGCAAATGAAATATATCGTTTTGATCAACCGATAGGTAAACAATATACCTTCGGTCATGGGCCAGAACTTTCGAGTGAAGCGGACAAGAAAGAACGACAGATGTCTCATTTAAAAATGGAGAATGAGATTCTAA AAAAAGTACATGGAGATCGAAAGGAGATTGAGAAAGAAATAGTTCTGCAGATTGTGGAAAAACTAAAAAAGAAGTATACAATAACAGCCATTTTATCCGCATTAGGAGTACCACGAGCTACCTACTATAGGTGGCGTCTGGAGGAAACGGATAAGTCTCTTTCAGTGGAAGAGGAGGCTATTATAGAATTGTGTAAACGCACTAAATATCGGAATGGACATAGAAAAATCAAAGCATTTCTAAAGCAGGAATACAACATAGAATTGAATCGCAATACGGTTCAACGCCTCATGCAAAAGCATAACTTACAGTGTCGTATCAAGCCTAAACGAAAGTGGAAATCTCAAGGGGAAAGTATCATAATTGCCCCAGATCTTCTTAAACGTAATTTCACAGCTAGTGAACCGAATCAGAAGTGGGTAACCGACATCACCTATATCCAGTATGGTAGTACGACAAAATATCTTTCAACCATTATGGATTTATACAATAATGAAATTGTTGCTTACAAATTATACGACCATCAACAGACACCACTCGTAATTGACACATTAAAGGCGGCACTAGCTGCGAGAAACCACCCCACAGGAGTGATTATACATTCGGATCAAGGGAGTGTGTATACGTCATACGCGTATCAAGCCTATATCAAGGATAACGACCTGATCGGCAGCATGTCACGTCGAGGAAACTGTTGGGACAATGCGGTGATTGAATCATTTCATTCGAGTCTGAAATCTGAAGAATTTCAATACGTTAAATTTAATTCATTACGCAATAATATTGTAGTTGAACGAGTAATTGCCTATTTAAATTATTATAATGAAGAACGTATCCAAGAAAAATTAGGCTACCTGACACCGATAAAATATGGTGTCAAAGCAGCCTAA
- the rpmF gene encoding 50S ribosomal protein L32, which translates to MAVPKRRTSKTKKNMRRTHFKIEAPGMTTCDNCGEMKLAHHVCKSCGHYKGKDVVGE; encoded by the coding sequence ATGGCAGTACCAAAGAGAAGAACTTCTAAAACGAAGAAAAATATGCGTCGAACTCATTTCAAAATTGAAGCGCCAGGTATGACTACTTGCGACAACTGTGGCGAAATGAAATTGGCACACCACGTTTGCAAATCATGCGGACACTACAAAGGAAAAGACGTTGTAGGCGAATAA
- a CDS encoding enoyl-CoA hydratase/isomerase family protein encodes MSYTIEISQSIAYFTINRPDMRNAVNYDVMEGLELFLDQIEDDPEVSFAVITGEGELAFCSGGDLGDFHGFQTADDAWPMLSRGANILYRIATLPMPTIALVNGAAVGGGCELATACDYRLVASHAKAGFIQGTLAITSGWGGASLLFEKNGPHDRMLQFTSRASVHSAEQLEQLGWATEVFEGDVQTALDQFLAPKLKVHRNVHRAYKNIAVRKWKSGDLKLAMQEEARVCSVLWESDAHHEAVQRFLTKSK; translated from the coding sequence ATGTCTTACACGATAGAAATCAGTCAGTCAATTGCGTATTTTACAATTAACCGTCCGGACATGCGTAATGCAGTGAATTATGATGTGATGGAAGGACTTGAATTATTTTTAGATCAAATAGAGGATGATCCTGAAGTTTCGTTTGCTGTCATCACAGGGGAAGGTGAACTGGCATTTTGTTCAGGAGGAGATCTTGGGGATTTTCATGGTTTTCAGACAGCGGATGATGCGTGGCCTATGTTAAGCAGAGGAGCGAATATTTTATACCGTATCGCGACATTGCCGATGCCGACGATTGCGCTGGTCAACGGGGCGGCTGTCGGCGGCGGCTGTGAACTGGCAACAGCCTGTGATTACCGTCTTGTCGCTTCACATGCCAAAGCAGGATTTATTCAGGGAACATTAGCTATAACGTCTGGCTGGGGAGGCGCATCGCTGCTGTTCGAAAAGAATGGCCCTCATGACCGCATGCTGCAGTTTACGAGCAGAGCGAGCGTTCATTCGGCAGAACAGCTGGAGCAGCTTGGATGGGCTACTGAAGTGTTTGAAGGGGATGTGCAGACAGCACTCGATCAATTTTTAGCGCCGAAGCTGAAAGTGCACAGAAATGTACACCGTGCCTATAAAAACATTGCCGTAAGAAAGTGGAAGTCCGGTGATCTGAAGCTGGCAATGCAGGAAGAAGCCCGCGTCTGTTCAGTGCTGTGGGAAAGCGATGCCCACCACGAAGCGGTTCAGCGATTCTTAACAAAAAGCAAGTAA
- a CDS encoding acetyl-CoA carboxylase biotin carboxyl carrier protein subunit, giving the protein MQEVKASMAGTIFSIEVKEGDAVTKGQVVIILESMKMEIPLEAEMDGTVSKIHGAEGDFVDEEDVLVTIQS; this is encoded by the coding sequence ATGCAAGAAGTAAAAGCATCCATGGCAGGTACAATTTTTTCGATTGAAGTAAAAGAAGGAGACGCTGTGACAAAGGGACAAGTCGTCATTATTTTGGAATCTATGAAAATGGAAATTCCGTTGGAAGCGGAAATGGACGGGACAGTCAGTAAAATCCACGGTGCTGAAGGTGATTTTGTAGACGAAGAAGACGTGTTGGTCACAATTCAATCGTAA